The window CGGGAAACACGGGGGTAACCCCCTCGTTTTCCCGTTTGCAGGTAGTCATTGAAATACGAAAGAAACCCAGAGTCTTTAAAAGACCTGGGTTTCTCGACAATCTGGGGCGCTCTAATTAGAGCGTCTTTCTTTTCTTAATCATTTTTTTTGAGTGTTTCTGATGCTGATTTTTTTAACTCTACATTGAGAGTTTGAACAGCTCGAGTCAATTCCCTTACTGTTTTATCCAGTTGCTTAAATTGTGACTCCATATTCTGCAGAACATACTTCAGCAAGATAAGGGATATGGCCGCCGGAAACCCGATATTTGTGACCAAGTTGATGATACTCTCTGGGTCCACTTCTTCTCTCATCTCCTTTCAAATTAACTTTTCCGTTTCACTTACAAGGAGAAATTCATCACTTTTTTACAACATAACCTGATAGAAGACCCTAAATATGGTATGATAAATGGGAACAAATGTTTGTGTTTTAGTTGTGAAAGTAGTCAGAATTACTCCTTATATATAGAGAGGCTAAACCATACAAGGAGGAGTTATTATGGCGCTGTTAGATTATTACCGTACCGAACTAAAAAGAATGGCATGGCGAATTCACTATCATGTAAAGAAAGAGCAAAATGCCGAGTTACTGTCTAATTTTGAGCCTATTATGGCTTGTCCTGGTTTTAGCCAAGATAGTGATAATAGACTTATACTGAGGCAACTCCTGAATTCGTTATCCTCCGAAATCGGCAAGGAAATTATCTACCAGTTATACATACTGGGCAAAAAAGAAAGAGACGTTGCGGCTGAGCTCCAAATGACCCAACAGGCGGTGAACCGATGGAAGAACAAGATGCTAAAAGAAATGAAGCAGAAGATAGAGAAATCGAACAGCTAATTGAACGAATTGTGGTAGATCATGATGAACAAGCAATGCTTGCTTTCTTAGCTTTATTCGAAGAGGATATGAATGTTTTATCTAAATACATGCGGATGTCAAAAGATGATGCTATGCAAAGTTTAAAACTGGGGTTGCTGGAGATGGTTTTGAACAATCAGGTAATTAAAAATAGAAAAAGTAAACGTAAATGAATCGTCTGCCGATGCCAATCGCTTTCCTGCATGTTACTGTGGAGCAGATGTTGATCGGGCGAAACCGACGACTCCATTTCCCTTAGCGAGTGCTACGATTGCTGCCGCGGCGGGAAAGAACCGAAACGGAACCCAGGTCCTAGCTTTTACTGTAACCCTTCCTTAGCCGGTTTGGAAATCTTCATTTACTCGGTTCAAAGTGCTGGTAACAACTAAATATGAAGCCGGCTTACCGGCAACAAGGTCCCCTCTCTGCCCATACCTAACGAATTTAAGCTTTGACCACATCGTGCCGCACAAGGGCGACAAAGAACTATTCTGGAACCGCACAAACTGACTGGCGCAGTGCAAGGCTTGTCATGATGCGAAGACGGCAGCTTTGCCAATAAAAAAACCACTCTTGAGAGTGGTTAAAGACGTCTTTCACCTTCAGGATGAATTTCAGCGCGTCATTCTTTACGGAGCGTGAGGTATCGGATTGGACAACAGATATACTTGTTATGCCAATAACGTCTATCAAAGCGGTGTTTCTCCATGGCCTTGGGTATGGTCGGTACAGTAACGACCCCTGGTGAGCTTAGCCGCGGTCGTCCATGCATCTTCCGAATCCATCAAAAATGTCCGTTCTCCCGCTTGGGGGAGCTTTGGTTACATCGATTTTCACCCGGTCAAAGCGGGAACATGATGCCGAATTGTGTTTATAATCTTAAGGAAGCCTTAGACTGCCGCTGTTATTCAACTAACGTTACCCATTAGCTTAATGAAGCGCCCGTCAGTCTAATACTTTATTTTCTCAGTCTACAACTTTATTTTCTGAGTTTATCATTTTATTTTTCAGTCTAATGCTTTATTTTCTTTGAACAAACAGAATTGCAAAAATTAGCTAATTGCCAAAGTGAAAGATTTATCAACTTGAGCAATACATAAGGAATAGGTGTTATCTTCCACTACTTGAACCTTAAAAATATTTATTACTGTATCTAAAGTGTATACTGTAACAGTAAAAAGCCTCCAGGTTTCCCTGGAGGCTTAGGTTTGTGATATTTATTGAACAGCTCTCAAAACATTCTCAACTTTCTTCTCGGTGACAGCGGCTCTTTCTCCCATTTGCTTCAGGATCGAATTCCGCAGCTCACGCCGGTGGCTCATAATTTGTTTTTGTGGAACATCTTCGACTTTTCTAACCTTAATTAGCTCCTTTTGCATTCTGGGTAGCCTCCTCTTCATCCGATGATATCATGCTCTTTTGCAAAATAAGACAGAAGGTATGAATCAATCTACGAACCTGTCTTGACTCTATTATATCATTAGACAAAATAAGAGACAAGGCACGTTCGTCCGTATCGTTGAAGTGGAAACACCAAATCCATCGCTTTTGATTGAGCATTCTCATAGAAAATGCAACAATAAATCTGCCAGGATATGGATTACTCACGAAGGCTTCGTTTGAGCGATTACTTCGCGCAGCTGACACCGCAGCATATTCATTCTCTTGTGGAATAGACATATCAATCTCATTCATGCTACCGCCAGAAGTTCCGACGTCCTTCAGCTTCCGCAAAATGTCCCCATCTACTTCATAAATCGTAAATGGTGTTACAAAGCGGAGATCGTTAAAATCTAGGACTCCATTAGAAAACCTGTATAAATTGGTGTTTACTTCTGTAATCAAGGTCACCAGTTGTGTGATAGAGGTTTCTGAGAGTTCTAAGTCAGAAACGAGCCCGTCAACAATTCTCTCATATTCTTCAATACGTTCACGTTGTTCTTGAATGGTCTCTTCCAGCGCTTCCTCTCTACCCATAGAATACTGCAGCACCGACGTTACGCTGTGATCCGTATTAGGTACAAGATAGGAATTCAGGACCTCGTACAGATCATTAAACGTAAAGTCGTCGAGCTGTAATAATGAATTCCAGAGATTGTATTCGCTAGGACGTATGGCTTTAAGCGCCTCGATATGAAATTCCGGAGTGCCCAGTGTCGCCATCTTATTTATGTACCGACGTACATATCCGAAGTAATAGATTGCAAGCAGTACGACCACACTGGTCAGAATAATGGACCAAAGCGGAACTTTGACATACCAAGTTGCCGCAATGATGATACCTTGTCCAATAATCGGCAGCGAGGTCCACTTTATCGCAGATAAGAGTTTTAAGTGCTTGGTATAGCCCTTAAGCTCCCTCAGTGGGCCTTTCCAGGCGAGGCCTAACCACTTTTCTCCTTTCTGCCTCCGCATCTTCATGATAACCGGATCGAAAATGTCTCTTAATTGGTTAATATAACTATGATAATTTTTTTTAATACCATCCGGATTCATTATATTCCTCCTCTAGTACCTATTAACTATTCGCTGTGTTTTTGATGCTCCTACACCTTTGATAAAGTCAGGAGTATTGACCGATCCCACAGGAAATTTCATCTTCGCAAAGGGGATCAGTGAAACATCCACATCCGCCAAAATCGAATAGATCCACCTGACTATCCGAATCCAATTCTATCTGGAAATCCCGAAGTGATAGAGGTGCTCCGTCACGTTTCATGAAGCTATATTGCTTCAACTTCATGTATTCTGAGCTAGCACTGGCAGCCGGATGAATAAACAGTTTCGGCTTAGATGCGCGGTCATAGAAGTAATCCCGATAGGCCTCATCCAGCTCCGTCAGCATTTTCTTTTGGACTTCAAGAGGAATGACATCTTCCAAAGGTATTGGATTCTTGTCCTTAGGATTGTTCCCCTTAGTGATGTATCTATACGCTGACACACACATTTTCAGATGGAATTCTTGCTCCACTAGCTTTGCAAAAACAGCCGGCATAGCTTCGCGCAGCAGCCTATAATGAGCTTGTCCAGCTTTAACACAACGACCATTGCAATTGTTATGAGAAAAGCCAAGGTCATATAGTTTGGGCTGACGTATATTATAGCGCTTTATGACTTCGTCTTTCCATATATTCCGCTCTATTAATGGCATTTCTACCTTAAATGGAGCCCAATTCTTTTGGATAGCCGGCGCACGGTGCATTTCCTCGAATCCAATCCCAAAATAAAGTGTAGGGTCGAAAGTGAAGTTTTCATTTTTCAAATACTGCTTATTCCGCCATTTCTCAATTTTAGGACGAATTCCACGCCGGATAAAGTCTTGTGAGACTTTCTGCTTCAATATTGTTGAGCAGCGGCCAATCATGCTATTATAAACTAGCTTTTCTTCAAACATTACCTGTATCGGTGTTAGTCCCGAGCTATGGATGAGCAGCGGTAATTCCAGTTTATCCGATGCTTCATGGATGAACCGGTATAGGTCCTCATTCTCCCATAGCGTATCCGTAAAATATAAAATAATATTGGCTTCTGGAAAACGAAGCTTCGCGTCAACAGCAGACGCGAAGCTTGCTTTACCGCCTGAAAAGAAGACGATAATATTCACTAAGCACACCTTTCCAGGGAAGTTCCCTCTTTTATCAACACGTTTCTTTATCCCAGCTACAGCCTATTAGAAAAAGGACAATTGCCCACTTCCTGTCGGCTTATAATTGGTAAATACATATTCGACTTCATCCCGCCGGGTTTGTCCTAGCTCCGCCTTGGCTACTGTACCAACCTTTGACTTAAAGGTTGTGCAGTGCCAATCACTGTAAAGCTCTAAGATAAGCGGATCTCCATAATAAGAAACCATACATTTCCCCTGCAGATGATGAAGCATTTCAGCAAGCCGCTCATGCTCATCAAAGGCAAATTTGTAGAAATGTTCTCGATTTACATAGGGTGGATCAACATATAGGAAAGAACCGGGTGAATCGTATCGCTTTATGATCTCTTTATAATCTAGGCATTCAATCATCACGCGCCTGAATCGTTCCTCAAAGGCCTCCAATTTATCAACTGCATTCTGGTAGTCATTCGCTGTGTTCTTGATCTTCCCCGACCGCCAGCCGCTCTTAACCCCGTTCGCTGGGATAATACACTGGCGAAGGCAATAGAAGAAGCGGACGGCTCGTTCAAATGGATCCTCTGGAAGTGCTTCCCGCTGCCACTTCTCAAATAGAAAGCGGCTGGTGGGCAGCGAAGCTAACGCTGAGATGAGTTCAGAACGCCTCTCGCGGAGGACGAGAAGAAAGTTGATAAGCTCTTGGTCTTTGTCATTGAATACTTCAACACGGCTCCTCTTCTTGGCGACAGTCATATGTCCCCCTCCGCCAAATACGTCTACCCAGCAGTGATGCTCAGGAATGAGCGGGATAAGCTCAGGTGCCAAAAA of the Paenibacillus sonchi genome contains:
- a CDS encoding DNA adenine methylase, translating into MNYYDDKHIPSVLRWFGGKHFLAPELIPLIPEHHCWVDVFGGGGHMTVAKKRSRVEVFNDKDQELINFLLVLRERRSELISALASLPTSRFLFEKWQREALPEDPFERAVRFFYCLRQCIIPANGVKSGWRSGKIKNTANDYQNAVDKLEAFEERFRRVMIECLDYKEIIKRYDSPGSFLYVDPPYVNREHFYKFAFDEHERLAEMLHHLQGKCMVSYYGDPLILELYSDWHCTTFKSKVGTVAKAELGQTRRDEVEYVFTNYKPTGSGQLSFF
- a CDS encoding phosphoadenosine phosphosulfate reductase family protein, which encodes MNIIVFFSGGKASFASAVDAKLRFPEANIILYFTDTLWENEDLYRFIHEASDKLELPLLIHSSGLTPIQVMFEEKLVYNSMIGRCSTILKQKVSQDFIRRGIRPKIEKWRNKQYLKNENFTFDPTLYFGIGFEEMHRAPAIQKNWAPFKVEMPLIERNIWKDEVIKRYNIRQPKLYDLGFSHNNCNGRCVKAGQAHYRLLREAMPAVFAKLVEQEFHLKMCVSAYRYITKGNNPKDKNPIPLEDVIPLEVQKKMLTELDEAYRDYFYDRASKPKLFIHPAASASSEYMKLKQYSFMKRDGAPLSLRDFQIELDSDSQVDLFDFGGCGCFTDPLCEDEISCGIGQYS